The following proteins are encoded in a genomic region of Populus nigra chromosome 16, ddPopNigr1.1, whole genome shotgun sequence:
- the LOC133676166 gene encoding transcription factor bHLH47-like: MSTGSEPDVTVEEVTGNRSFPAGKNKGKVPRRIHKAEREKLKREQLNELFLDLASALELSEPNTGKASILCETTRLLKDLLTQIESLKKDNVALLSESRYVTVEKNELREENSVLENQIGKLQGELESRVAAQSTPVLNMPPPEFQQPPHFPGDSFRLPAVDAAAAALQQTPAVFVVPIRPDHVQGLPMATSNVRKPHARYPTAADSWPSQLLGEQQIARKEVQFSGKDSAICNPGERCHP; this comes from the exons ATGAGCACGGGCTCAGAGCCTGATGTAACAGTGGAGGAGGTGACTGGAAATCG GAGCTTTCCTGCTGGGAAGAATAAGGGGAAAGTCCCGAGAAGAATTCATAAAGCTGAGAGGGAGAAGCTGAAGCGTGAGCAATTGAATGAGCTCTTTCTTGACTTGGCCTCTGCTCTTG AGTTGAGTGAGCCAAATACTGGAAAGGCTTCTATACTGTGTGAAACGACTCGGCTATTAAAGGACTTGCTTACACAGATTGAGTCCCTCAAAAAGGATAATGTAGCTCTCTTATCTGAATCTCGCTATGTAACTGTTGAGAAAAATGAGCTGAGGGAGGAGAATTCTGTCCTAGAAAATCAAATTGGGAAACTGCAGGGTGAACTGGAATCGAGAGTGGCTGCACAATCAACACCTGTCCTAAACATGCCGCCTCCAGAATTTCAGCAACCGCCACATTTTCCAGGAGACTCGTTCAGATTGCCTGCTGtggatgctgctgctgctgcattgCAGCAGACGCCAGCTGTCTTTGTGGTTCCTATCCGTCCTGATCATGTGCAAGGTCTTCCAATGGCCACCTCGAATGTGAGGAAACCGCATGCTAGATATCCAACCGCTGCTGATTCTTGGCCGTCTCAACTTCTTGGAGAGCAGCAAATTGCTAGGAAGGAAGTTCAGTTTAGTGGCAAGGATAGCGCTATCTGTAATCCTGGGGAACGATGCCATCcttaa
- the LOC133676165 gene encoding single-strand DNA endonuclease 1 isoform X2 encodes MGSEFSCMIKEAKDIGLALGIPCLDSIEEAEAQCALLNSESLCDGCFSSDSDVFLFGARTVYRDMCLGEGHVVCYEMEEVERKLGFGRNSLITLALILGSDYSPGVHGLGPESACQIVKSIGDSNVLQKIASEGLPFAKKIKNSKKQMRSKKTNSLDSEIHFNGSDNNSERKNECLQVIDAYLKPKCHPADSDAVCRVLSQHPFQRLKLQGICAQFFGWPPEKTDEYTLPKIAERDLRRFANLRSTSSELGVNLPLQKIPVKCPVSGVVKQRKVQGTECFEVLWEGFDGLKTSIVPADLVESACPEKIAEFEEKTALGKKQNQRKPGSKKSGNRLAMAEIDLKLQTLLLDIESGSNTACSTSLSSKAAISEDRTTSTAASHTKLDPRSAGCRAALFTDTSQYEVIDLCSPSPVARTRTVSRCQRVNDQHSEVIDLSESENELSPEHAMKARALRLFIASIRDDMS; translated from the exons ATGGGATCAGAGTTCTCATGCATGATCAAAGAAGCAAAAGATATTGGATTAGCACTTGGGATCCCTTGCTTAGATAG CATTGAGGAAGCTGAAGCACAGTGTGCATTGTTAAACTCAGAATCATTGTGT GATGGTTGTTTCAGCTCAGATTCAGATGTCTTCCTTTTTGGTGCAAGAACCGTGTACAGAGACATGTGCCTTG GAGAAGGACATGTTGTTTGTTATGAAATGGAAGAAGTAGAAAGAAAACTTGGGTTTGGGAGGAACTCGTTG ATCACGCTAGCCCTTATACTTGGAAGTGATTACTCTCCAGGAGTGCATGGCCTAGGTCCA GAGTCAGCATGCCAGATTGTCAAGTCAATTGGAGATAGCAATGTCCTTCAAAAAATTGCATCAGAGGGACTGCCCTTtgcaaagaagataaaaaattcaaagaagcaGATGCgcagtaaaaaaacaaactctctGGATTCTGAAATCCATTTTAATG GAAGCGATAACAATTCAGAAAGGAAGAATGAGTGCTTGCAAGTGATTGATGCATATCTGAAGCCCAAGTGCCACCCAGCAGATTCTGATGCAGTCTGTAG GGTTCTTTCTCAGCATCCATTTCAACGTCTCAAACTTCAAGGGATATGTGCTCAGTTCTTTGGGTGGCCTCCAGAGAAAACAG ATGAGTACACCCTTCCAAAAATTGCTGAAAGAGACTTGCGGAGATTTGCCAATCTGCGATCAACTTCATCAGAGTTAGGAGTTAATCTTCCTCTTCAAAAG ATACCAGTTAAGTGCCCTGTATCTGGAGTTGTTAAACAGAGAAAGGTTCAGGGAACAGAATGCTTTGAGGTGTTGTGGGAAGGGTTTGATGGACTTAAAACCTCCATAGTTCCAGCAGATCTCGTAGAGAG TGCTTGTCCGGAAAAGATTGCAGAGTTTGAGGAGAAAACAGCTTTGggaaagaaacaaaatcaacGCAAACCTGGATCAAAGAAATCAGGAAACAGGCTTGCTATGGCCGAAATTGATTTAAAACTCCAAACTTTGTTGCTTGACATTGAATCAGGAAGCAATACTGCCTGTAGCACCTCCTTGTCATCAAAAGCAGCAATTTCAGAAGATAGGACTACTTCAACTGCGGCTAGTCATACAAAACTAGATCCACGTAGTGCTGGTTGTAGAGCTGCTTTGTTTACTGATACCAGTCAGTATGAGGTCATTGATCTCTGTAGCCCCTCTCCCGTAGCCCGAACTCGTACTGTTTCAAGATGTCAACGAGTGAATGATCAACATAGTGAGGTGATAGATTTGAGTGAATCAGAGAATGAATTGTCACCTGAACATGCAATGAAGGCAAGAGCGCTTAGACTGTTTATAGCCAGTATTAGGGATGATATGTCATGA
- the LOC133676165 gene encoding single-strand DNA endonuclease 1 isoform X1 → MGVKNLWDILESCKKTLPLHHLQNKRVCIDLSCWMVQLQNVNKTHCGLVKDKSYIRNLFHRLRALIALNCSLIFVADGSIPAIKLATYRRRLNLGLEVTQDETNSQKACSLRRNMGSEFSCMIKEAKDIGLALGIPCLDSIEEAEAQCALLNSESLCDGCFSSDSDVFLFGARTVYRDMCLGEGHVVCYEMEEVERKLGFGRNSLITLALILGSDYSPGVHGLGPESACQIVKSIGDSNVLQKIASEGLPFAKKIKNSKKQMRSKKTNSLDSEIHFNGSDNNSERKNECLQVIDAYLKPKCHPADSDAVCRVLSQHPFQRLKLQGICAQFFGWPPEKTDEYTLPKIAERDLRRFANLRSTSSELGVNLPLQKIPVKCPVSGVVKQRKVQGTECFEVLWEGFDGLKTSIVPADLVESACPEKIAEFEEKTALGKKQNQRKPGSKKSGNRLAMAEIDLKLQTLLLDIESGSNTACSTSLSSKAAISEDRTTSTAASHTKLDPRSAGCRAALFTDTSQYEVIDLCSPSPVARTRTVSRCQRVNDQHSEVIDLSESENELSPEHAMKARALRLFIASIRDDMS, encoded by the exons ATGGGAGTGAAGAACTTATGGGACATCTTAGAATCATGCAAGAAGACCCTGCCGCTTCACCATCTCCA gAACAAAAGGGTTTGTATAGATCTGTCTTGTTGGATGGTTCAACTCCAAAATGTAAACAAAACACACTGCGGATTGGTTAAAGACAAGTCTTATATTAGGAATCTGTTTCATCGCCTACGAGCTCTCATTGCTTTGAATTGCAGCCTTATTTTTGTTGctg ATGGATCAATCCCTGCTATCAAATTAGCCACTTACCGTCGGCGCTTGAATTTAGGACTTGAG GTTACCCAAGATGAAACAAATTCACAAAAAGCATGCTCACTTCGGAGAAACATGGGATCAGAGTTCTCATGCATGATCAAAGAAGCAAAAGATATTGGATTAGCACTTGGGATCCCTTGCTTAGATAG CATTGAGGAAGCTGAAGCACAGTGTGCATTGTTAAACTCAGAATCATTGTGT GATGGTTGTTTCAGCTCAGATTCAGATGTCTTCCTTTTTGGTGCAAGAACCGTGTACAGAGACATGTGCCTTG GAGAAGGACATGTTGTTTGTTATGAAATGGAAGAAGTAGAAAGAAAACTTGGGTTTGGGAGGAACTCGTTG ATCACGCTAGCCCTTATACTTGGAAGTGATTACTCTCCAGGAGTGCATGGCCTAGGTCCA GAGTCAGCATGCCAGATTGTCAAGTCAATTGGAGATAGCAATGTCCTTCAAAAAATTGCATCAGAGGGACTGCCCTTtgcaaagaagataaaaaattcaaagaagcaGATGCgcagtaaaaaaacaaactctctGGATTCTGAAATCCATTTTAATG GAAGCGATAACAATTCAGAAAGGAAGAATGAGTGCTTGCAAGTGATTGATGCATATCTGAAGCCCAAGTGCCACCCAGCAGATTCTGATGCAGTCTGTAG GGTTCTTTCTCAGCATCCATTTCAACGTCTCAAACTTCAAGGGATATGTGCTCAGTTCTTTGGGTGGCCTCCAGAGAAAACAG ATGAGTACACCCTTCCAAAAATTGCTGAAAGAGACTTGCGGAGATTTGCCAATCTGCGATCAACTTCATCAGAGTTAGGAGTTAATCTTCCTCTTCAAAAG ATACCAGTTAAGTGCCCTGTATCTGGAGTTGTTAAACAGAGAAAGGTTCAGGGAACAGAATGCTTTGAGGTGTTGTGGGAAGGGTTTGATGGACTTAAAACCTCCATAGTTCCAGCAGATCTCGTAGAGAG TGCTTGTCCGGAAAAGATTGCAGAGTTTGAGGAGAAAACAGCTTTGggaaagaaacaaaatcaacGCAAACCTGGATCAAAGAAATCAGGAAACAGGCTTGCTATGGCCGAAATTGATTTAAAACTCCAAACTTTGTTGCTTGACATTGAATCAGGAAGCAATACTGCCTGTAGCACCTCCTTGTCATCAAAAGCAGCAATTTCAGAAGATAGGACTACTTCAACTGCGGCTAGTCATACAAAACTAGATCCACGTAGTGCTGGTTGTAGAGCTGCTTTGTTTACTGATACCAGTCAGTATGAGGTCATTGATCTCTGTAGCCCCTCTCCCGTAGCCCGAACTCGTACTGTTTCAAGATGTCAACGAGTGAATGATCAACATAGTGAGGTGATAGATTTGAGTGAATCAGAGAATGAATTGTCACCTGAACATGCAATGAAGGCAAGAGCGCTTAGACTGTTTATAGCCAGTATTAGGGATGATATGTCATGA
- the LOC133676153 gene encoding uncharacterized protein LOC133676153, producing the protein MGAFASRFWFMLFPAKEYKIVVVGLDNAGKTTTLYKLHLGEVVTTHPTVGSNVEELVYKNIRFEVWDLGGQDRLRTSWATYYRGTHAVIAVIDSTDRDRISIMKDEIFRLLGHDDLQHSVILVFANKQDLKDAMTPAEITDALSLHSIKNHDWHIQACCALTGDGLHDGLGWIAQRVTGKAPS; encoded by the exons ATGGGAGCATTTGCATCAAGGTTTTGGTTCATGTTGTTTCCAGCAAAGGAGTACAAGATTGTGGTAGTTGGGTTAGATAATGCTGGAAAGACAACTACGCTTTACAAATTGCATTTAGGGGAGGTTGTAACTACTCACCCTACTGTTGGTAGCAATGTTGAAGAGCTTGTCTACAAGAATATTCGATTCGAG GTCTGGGATCTTGGTGGACAAGATAGGCTCAGGACTTCATGGGCAACGTATTATCGTGGAACTCATGCTGTCATAGCGGTGATAGACAGCACTGATAGAGACAGGATATCCATTATGAAGGACGAAATTTTTAGGCTGCTGGGACACGATGATTTACAACATTCTGTTATACTCGTCTTCGCAAATAAACAAGACCTCAAGGATGCCATGACACCAGCCGAGATTACTGATGCTCTCTCTCTTCACAGCATCAAGAATCATGATTGGCATATCCAAGCTTGTTGTGCCCTTACAGGGGACGGTCTGCACGATGGTCTAGGTTGGATTGCTCAAAGAGTTACTGGCAAAGCACCAAGTTGA
- the LOC133676154 gene encoding guanine nucleotide-binding protein subunit gamma 2, translated as MESDRSDSSGPITQRVYSLGAAASATDTRGKHRIQAELKRIEQEARFLEEELEQLDKLEKASTACKEMLNNVETIPDPLLPITNGPMNPLWDRWFEGPRESKGCSCWIF; from the exons ATGGAGTCAGATAGGTCCGATTCATCAGGTCCGATAACGCAACGTGTTTATTCTTTGGGAGCTGCTGCTAGTGCTACTGATACCAGAGGAAAGCATAGGATACAAGCGGAGCTCAAACGAATTGAGCAAGAAGCTAGATTCTTAGAg GAAGAGCTGGAACAACTTGATAAGTTGGAGAAGGCTTCGACTGCATGCAAGGA AATGCTAAACAATGTGGAGACTATACCAGACCCACTACTGCCAAT AACGAATGGTCCCATGAACCCATTATGGGACCGATGGTTTGAAGGCCCCAGGGAGTCTAAAGGATGCAGTTGCTGGATATTCTGA